A window of the Polaribacter batillariae genome harbors these coding sequences:
- a CDS encoding LytR/AlgR family response regulator transcription factor, protein MRIRCLIIDDEPLAINVIKNYLEQISDTEVVATFGNAIDALNFLKKETVDLIFLDINMPLLDGLSFIKSLENKPLIIITSAHKEYAVETYELDVLDYLIKPIPFPRFMLAINRAQKILNSSKPSQIKINKRPFIFVKVDKKKNIKIYLDEILVIESLRDYLKISTSTDRYIIHQTHNSFAEMLPSESFIRIHRSYTIAIDKIEVLEGNSVEVGGMRYVIGRSYIDEVKARILNSSIN, encoded by the coding sequence ATGCGAATTAGGTGTTTGATTATCGACGATGAGCCATTAGCTATTAATGTGATTAAAAATTATTTAGAACAAATAAGCGATACTGAAGTTGTTGCAACATTTGGCAATGCTATTGATGCATTAAATTTTTTAAAAAAAGAAACAGTTGATTTGATTTTTTTAGACATAAACATGCCTTTATTAGATGGTTTGAGTTTTATTAAAAGTCTAGAAAATAAGCCCCTTATAATTATTACCAGTGCGCACAAAGAATATGCTGTTGAAACTTATGAATTAGATGTACTCGATTACCTAATAAAACCAATACCATTTCCTAGGTTTATGTTAGCAATCAATAGAGCTCAAAAGATTTTAAACAGCAGTAAACCTTCGCAAATAAAAATAAATAAAAGACCATTTATATTTGTTAAAGTAGATAAAAAGAAAAATATTAAAATTTATTTAGATGAAATTTTAGTAATTGAAAGCCTAAGAGATTATTTAAAAATTAGTACTTCTACAGATCGCTACATCATACATCAAACCCACAATAGTTTTGCTGAAATGTTACCTTCAGAAAGTTTTATAAGAATTCACAGGTCTTACACGATAGCTATTGATAAAATAGAGGTTTTAGAAGGAAACAGTGTAGAGGTTGGAGGCATGAGATATGTAATTGGCAGAAGCTATATAGACGAAGTAAAAGCTAGAATATTAAATTCGTCCATTAACTAA
- a CDS encoding sensor histidine kinase has translation MKPRKLFNITLRHHVIFWFIYFLFNTFRWGRYFNDFMYSFKTNLIGFPIHIFLAYLNIYYLMPKFVFKRKYKTYILLVIIALLAMVFLKFNLTYYLISNDVWPEGPKQINRFTMDYAIDMMIGELYVVTFVTAIKITMDWIKEHKRLMDLEKVQLETELLFLRSQVSPHFFFNTLNNIYSLAIEKSEKTPKIILKLSELMRYILYETSNKRQSLEKEILCIQNYIELERMRHGELLEVNMDMIGDIRGKKIAPILLLSFVENAFKHGIDKNITKVSLDIRFKVEKNLLYFKIANPTPAVSTYQKNKIIPNFGGIGLTNVKKRLELGYRKEDYDLSIKTKNNLFIVKLKIKV, from the coding sequence ATGAAACCCAGAAAATTATTTAATATAACATTAAGACACCACGTAATCTTCTGGTTTATTTATTTTTTATTTAATACTTTTCGCTGGGGTAGGTATTTTAACGATTTTATGTACTCTTTTAAAACCAACCTTATTGGTTTTCCCATACATATTTTCTTAGCTTATCTTAATATTTATTATTTAATGCCAAAATTTGTTTTCAAACGCAAATATAAAACGTATATACTTCTTGTTATAATCGCCTTATTGGCAATGGTTTTTCTAAAATTTAATCTAACCTATTATCTTATTAGTAACGATGTATGGCCAGAAGGTCCTAAGCAAATTAATCGATTTACGATGGATTATGCAATAGACATGATGATTGGAGAACTATATGTAGTTACTTTTGTTACCGCCATTAAAATTACAATGGATTGGATTAAGGAACACAAAAGGTTAATGGATTTAGAAAAAGTGCAATTAGAAACAGAATTGCTATTTCTAAGGTCTCAAGTTTCGCCTCATTTCTTTTTTAATACTTTAAACAATATCTATTCTTTAGCCATTGAAAAATCTGAAAAGACACCAAAAATAATTTTAAAACTGTCGGAATTAATGCGATATATTCTTTATGAAACTAGCAACAAACGACAAAGTCTTGAAAAAGAAATTTTATGCATTCAAAACTATATCGAGCTAGAAAGAATGCGACATGGAGAATTATTAGAAGTAAATATGGATATGATTGGAGATATTAGAGGAAAAAAAATAGCCCCAATATTATTATTATCTTTTGTAGAAAATGCATTTAAACATGGAATAGACAAAAATATCACAAAAGTAAGTTTAGATATTCGTTTTAAAGTTGAAAAAAACTTACTTTACTTTAAAATTGCGAATCCAACTCCAGCAGTTTCAACTTATCAAAAGAATAAAATTATACCTAATTTTGGAGGAATTGGTTTAACAAACGTAAAAAAAAGATTAGAACTGGGCTATCGTAAAGAAGATTACGATTTATCTATTAAAACTAAAAACAACTTGTTTATAGTAAAACTTAAAATAAAAGTATAA
- a CDS encoding GH92 family glycosyl hydrolase has product MKIFYILLTILTVVSCNKNAKDKEEAKHSLTKYVNPFIGTGGHGHTYPGATVPFGMLQVTPINGISKWDWCSGYHYSDSVAVGFSHLALSGTGIGDLADLLFMPINKKVDLSNHPKSRDSIAYKSSYSHNNETAKPGYYQVFLEDHNINVELTTTKRTAYHKYSFKKNDQQSVVIDLGFAINWDTPLKTSVNIEDKYTISGTRFSKGWARNQKVFFVAKFSKPIIKHQLYADGNLTENKTTEGIKTSTQLFFDPKNNEELFVKVALSSVSIENAKENLREGDFDFEAVKKQANHQWNNALTKIEVETPVDSLKTIFYTAMYHAQLAPVTFSDKNGQFRKENDEIVTAKGYTAYSTLSLWDTFRAEHPLLTLTDPDRVSDIINTMLAYYETKKRLPVWTLYANETNTMTGYHSIPVIVEAYIKGIRGFDAEKAFEAMKTTMMQDERGLNHYKKYGYIPYSLLDESVTITLEYAYDDWCVAQMAKALGKNEDYKFFLERSKAYEHLFDRKTGFMRGKSVDGKSWNEPFDAKYSNHREQTDYTEGNAWQHSWFVPQDVKGFIKLHGNNEVFTSRLEQLFTESSEITGDNISADISGLIGQYAHGNEPSHHIAYLFNHAKQPWRTQYWARHIIDTQYNTTPNGLSGNEDCGQMSAWYALSAIGLYAMNPASGNYEIGSPIFEKTTIKLPKGKIFTMEAKNVSDKNIYIQSATLNGKDFNRTNISHQEILEGGTLHFVMGSQPNKNWGLK; this is encoded by the coding sequence ATAAAAATATTTTACATTTTATTAACCATACTTACCGTTGTTTCCTGTAACAAAAATGCTAAAGATAAAGAAGAAGCAAAACATTCGTTAACAAAATATGTAAATCCTTTTATTGGTACTGGTGGCCATGGGCATACATATCCTGGAGCTACAGTTCCTTTTGGCATGTTGCAAGTAACTCCAATTAATGGAATCTCTAAATGGGACTGGTGTTCGGGGTATCATTATTCAGACTCTGTTGCGGTTGGTTTTAGCCATTTAGCTTTAAGCGGAACAGGAATTGGAGATTTGGCAGATCTTCTTTTTATGCCAATTAATAAAAAGGTCGATTTATCTAATCATCCGAAATCGAGAGATAGTATCGCTTATAAATCTTCATATAGCCACAATAACGAAACCGCAAAGCCTGGTTACTATCAAGTTTTTTTAGAAGATCATAATATAAATGTAGAGCTAACAACCACGAAAAGAACCGCGTATCATAAATATTCCTTTAAAAAGAACGATCAACAATCTGTAGTTATAGATTTAGGGTTTGCAATTAACTGGGATACTCCCTTAAAAACATCTGTAAATATCGAAGATAAATACACCATAAGCGGAACTCGTTTTAGTAAAGGTTGGGCAAGAAATCAAAAAGTATTTTTTGTAGCGAAATTCTCTAAACCAATAATAAAACACCAGTTATATGCAGATGGGAATCTTACAGAAAATAAAACAACAGAAGGAATTAAAACTTCTACACAGTTGTTTTTTGACCCTAAAAATAATGAAGAATTATTCGTAAAAGTGGCTCTTTCGTCTGTAAGTATCGAAAATGCAAAAGAAAATTTAAGAGAAGGCGATTTCGATTTTGAAGCCGTAAAAAAGCAAGCAAACCATCAATGGAATAATGCCCTTACGAAAATTGAAGTTGAAACCCCTGTCGATTCTTTAAAAACAATTTTTTATACAGCAATGTATCATGCACAACTGGCACCAGTTACTTTTAGCGACAAAAACGGACAGTTTAGAAAAGAGAATGATGAGATTGTAACAGCAAAAGGTTACACAGCCTATTCTACATTATCGCTTTGGGATACTTTTAGAGCAGAACATCCTCTATTAACATTAACAGATCCAGATAGAGTTTCCGATATTATAAATACCATGCTGGCATATTACGAAACCAAAAAAAGATTACCAGTTTGGACCCTCTATGCAAACGAAACCAATACAATGACGGGCTATCACTCAATTCCAGTAATTGTAGAAGCCTATATCAAAGGAATTCGTGGTTTCGACGCCGAAAAAGCGTTCGAAGCAATGAAAACAACAATGATGCAAGACGAACGAGGCTTAAATCATTATAAAAAATACGGATATATTCCTTATAGTTTGTTAGATGAATCGGTTACCATAACTTTAGAATATGCTTATGACGATTGGTGTGTCGCTCAAATGGCAAAAGCATTAGGAAAAAATGAGGATTATAAGTTTTTCTTAGAACGTTCTAAAGCATATGAGCATTTATTTGATAGAAAAACAGGTTTTATGCGCGGAAAATCTGTGGACGGCAAGTCGTGGAACGAACCTTTTGACGCAAAATATTCTAACCATAGAGAACAAACAGATTATACAGAAGGAAATGCCTGGCAACACAGTTGGTTTGTGCCACAAGATGTAAAAGGTTTTATAAAACTTCACGGAAATAACGAGGTTTTTACAAGTAGATTAGAGCAATTATTTACAGAAAGTTCTGAAATTACTGGCGATAATATTTCTGCAGACATATCCGGACTTATTGGGCAATATGCTCATGGAAACGAACCTAGTCATCATATTGCATATCTTTTCAATCATGCAAAACAACCTTGGCGAACACAATATTGGGCACGTCATATAATAGATACTCAGTATAATACAACACCAAATGGTTTAAGTGGAAACGAAGATTGTGGCCAAATGAGTGCATGGTATGCATTAAGTGCTATAGGTTTGTATGCAATGAATCCTGCCTCAGGAAATTACGAAATCGGAAGTCCTATTTTTGAAAAAACGACAATAAAACTCCCTAAAGGAAAAATATTTACAATGGAAGCAAAAAACGTTTCAGATAAAAATATTTACATACAATCTGCAACGCTTAATGGTAAAGATTTTAATAGAACAAACATCTCTCATCAAGAGATTTTAGAAGGCGGTACACTGCATTTTGTAATGGGCAGTCAACCAAACAAAAATTGGGGTTTAAAATAA
- a CDS encoding glycoside hydrolase family 130 protein, which translates to MSSIPWQEKPKNSNDVVWRYSENPIINRYDIPSSNSIFNSAVVPFKKGFAGVFRCDNKAVQMNIFAGFSKNGIDWEINHEPIVMKAGNTEMIASDYKYDPRVVFIEDRYWITWCNGYHGPTIGIGYTFDFKEFFQCENAFLPFNRNGVLFPQKINGKYAMLSRPSDNGHTPFGDIYISYSPDMKYWGEHRCVMKATPFEDSAWQCTKIGAGPIPILTNEGWLMLYHGVINTCNGFRYAMGAAILDKNKPDTVKYRTQPYLLGPAEPYEMVGDVPNVVFPCAALHDTKEDKLAIYYGAADTVVAMVFGKLSEVIQFTKENSL; encoded by the coding sequence ATGAGTTCAATTCCTTGGCAAGAGAAACCTAAAAATTCTAATGATGTGGTATGGCGTTATTCAGAAAATCCTATTATTAATAGATACGACATTCCATCATCTAACAGTATTTTTAACAGTGCTGTAGTTCCTTTTAAAAAGGGTTTTGCAGGTGTTTTTAGATGCGATAACAAAGCCGTGCAAATGAATATTTTTGCAGGTTTTAGTAAAAACGGAATCGATTGGGAAATTAATCACGAGCCAATTGTAATGAAGGCAGGAAACACAGAAATGATTGCATCTGATTATAAATACGATCCGCGAGTTGTTTTTATTGAAGATAGGTATTGGATTACTTGGTGCAATGGATATCATGGACCAACAATAGGTATTGGTTATACGTTCGATTTTAAAGAGTTTTTTCAATGCGAAAATGCTTTTTTGCCTTTCAATAGAAATGGTGTTTTATTTCCGCAAAAAATAAACGGAAAGTACGCAATGTTAAGTCGTCCAAGTGATAATGGGCACACCCCATTTGGCGATATTTATATCAGTTACAGCCCAGATATGAAATATTGGGGAGAACATAGATGTGTTATGAAAGCAACCCCTTTTGAAGATAGTGCGTGGCAATGCACAAAAATTGGAGCAGGTCCCATTCCTATACTTACAAACGAAGGTTGGCTAATGCTATATCATGGAGTAATAAATACTTGTAATGGATTTAGATATGCAATGGGCGCAGCCATTCTCGACAAAAATAAGCCAGACACCGTAAAATACAGAACACAACCTTATTTATTAGGACCAGCAGAACCATACGAAATGGTAGGAGATGTACCAAATGTAGTTTTTCCATGTGCAGCTTTGCACGATACAAAAGAAGATAAATTGGCAATTTACTATGGAGCTGCAGATACAGTAGTAGCAATGGTATTTGGCAAATTAAGTGAAGTAATTCAGTTTACAAAAGAGAATAGTTTATAA
- a CDS encoding carbohydrate-binding family 9-like protein produces MKMYLRFKKISVIFYCFSIISCAQSKKEIIPETYVAYKTSEKITIDGKADEADWKKAKWTNNFIDIEGVKTPKYKTNVKMLWNENYYYILAEIKEPHIWADITERDAVIFYNNDFEVFIDPDGDTHNYYELEINALNTTWDLFISKPYREDSTVVLNDWNYTGLQSAVSVQGTINNASDTDKSWTLEIAIPFKDLRTLYKQDNVPRNKFWRVNFSRVNWDHDIKNGKYARKKGKDGKYLHEYNWVWSPIGVVNMHLPENWGYVYFSTKSVDSNESFTIPKDDKIKRELYKIYRKQKSNFEENNSWLTLDKAVSTPIIVDGKTILPELQFHDTGWNLMAKSPFTQKILILKEDGKFISK; encoded by the coding sequence ATGAAGATGTATTTAAGATTTAAAAAAATAAGTGTCATTTTTTATTGTTTTTCAATAATAAGTTGTGCACAATCAAAAAAAGAAATTATTCCAGAAACCTATGTTGCCTATAAAACTTCAGAAAAGATTACGATTGATGGTAAAGCCGATGAAGCCGATTGGAAAAAAGCAAAATGGACAAATAATTTTATAGATATTGAAGGGGTAAAAACACCCAAATATAAAACCAATGTAAAAATGCTTTGGAATGAAAATTACTACTATATTTTAGCTGAAATTAAAGAACCTCATATTTGGGCAGATATTACAGAACGCGATGCCGTTATTTTTTACAATAACGATTTCGAAGTATTTATCGATCCAGATGGCGATACACATAATTATTACGAGTTAGAAATTAATGCACTAAATACAACTTGGGATTTATTTATATCAAAACCTTATAGAGAAGATAGCACTGTTGTTTTAAACGATTGGAATTATACAGGTTTGCAATCGGCAGTAAGTGTTCAGGGCACTATAAATAACGCGAGTGACACAGATAAAAGTTGGACTTTAGAAATAGCGATTCCATTTAAAGATCTAAGAACACTTTACAAGCAAGACAATGTGCCTAGAAATAAATTTTGGCGTGTTAATTTTTCGAGAGTAAACTGGGACCATGATATTAAAAATGGCAAATATGCTCGTAAAAAAGGAAAAGATGGTAAATATTTGCATGAATACAATTGGGTTTGGTCGCCAATTGGAGTTGTAAATATGCATTTACCAGAAAACTGGGGCTATGTTTATTTTTCAACAAAAAGTGTCGATAGTAACGAGTCGTTTACAATACCAAAAGACGATAAAATTAAACGAGAACTGTATAAAATATACAGAAAACAAAAAAGCAATTTCGAAGAAAATAACTCATGGTTAACACTCGATAAAGCAGTATCAACACCAATTATAGTGGACGGGAAAACAATTTTACCAGAACTACAATTCCATGATACGGGGTGGAATTTGATGGCGAAAAGCCCTTTTACACAAAAAATACTCATTTTAAAAGAAGACGGAAAATTCATTTCAAAATAA
- a CDS encoding putative glycoside hydrolase — MKLLSKLSILLFIIVFTACNPKEQKKHDGKSQANETKSAFDFGVWITSKKGKTNAEYATEFKKYKEGGIDEILINTETDPKELKRLVPIATKEGLRVHAWIMAVNRPGDTVALKHPEWYQVSREGKSCFDTRPYVDYYQWLCPTRKASRNHILDLVEGLAKVKGIESVHLDYIRFPDIFLPVGLLPKYNLVQDTEMAEYDFCYCDACVNAFEKIHHKNPRESKNTAIDMEWKNFRLNAIKALVDDAYKIVHNHNKKLTAAVFPYPEMADHMVRQRWDKWNIDEVYPMIYHGFYNEEIDWIGYATKQGVTDLKAKDVGVNTGVFLPPFTSGKELKEAILLAKENGAKGVAFYEGPNLTDEYLKAIRETKALFSK, encoded by the coding sequence ATGAAGCTACTAAGTAAACTTTCAATTTTATTGTTCATCATTGTTTTTACAGCCTGCAATCCAAAAGAACAAAAAAAACATGACGGTAAATCGCAGGCGAATGAAACAAAATCGGCGTTCGATTTCGGAGTTTGGATTACTTCTAAAAAAGGTAAAACAAATGCAGAGTATGCCACAGAATTTAAAAAATATAAAGAAGGGGGTATTGACGAAATTTTAATCAATACAGAAACAGATCCAAAAGAATTAAAGCGTTTAGTACCTATTGCCACAAAAGAAGGTTTAAGAGTACATGCGTGGATTATGGCTGTAAACCGTCCAGGAGATACAGTTGCATTAAAACATCCAGAATGGTATCAAGTAAGTCGCGAAGGAAAATCTTGTTTTGATACACGACCTTATGTAGATTACTATCAGTGGTTATGTCCTACAAGAAAAGCTTCGAGAAATCACATTTTAGATTTGGTAGAAGGTTTGGCAAAAGTAAAAGGGATAGAAAGTGTTCATTTAGATTATATTCGCTTTCCAGACATCTTTTTACCAGTTGGTTTATTACCAAAATACAACTTGGTTCAAGATACAGAAATGGCAGAATACGATTTTTGTTATTGTGATGCATGTGTAAATGCTTTCGAAAAAATACATCATAAAAATCCTAGAGAAAGTAAAAATACAGCGATAGATATGGAGTGGAAAAATTTTCGTTTAAATGCAATAAAAGCCTTGGTAGATGATGCTTATAAAATTGTACATAACCATAATAAAAAATTAACAGCAGCCGTATTTCCTTATCCAGAAATGGCAGACCATATGGTGCGTCAACGTTGGGATAAATGGAATATAGATGAAGTATATCCAATGATTTATCACGGATTTTATAATGAAGAAATAGATTGGATTGGGTATGCAACCAAACAAGGTGTTACCGATTTAAAAGCAAAAGATGTAGGTGTTAATACAGGTGTTTTTTTACCTCCATTTACTTCAGGCAAAGAGTTAAAAGAAGCGATTCTGTTGGCAAAAGAGAACGGAGCAAAAGGGGTCGCATTTTACGAAGGCCCTAATTTAACAGACGAATATTTAAAAGCAATTAGAGAAACGAAGGCGTTATTCTCTAAATAA
- a CDS encoding glycoside hydrolase family 2 TIM barrel-domain containing protein, with amino-acid sequence MKKRIALLLVVICFSIKGFAQEPPFWLNEHKNQDNREPMHATYYVFENEALAKKGNWKASQNYLDLNGIWKFKWIENATDLPKDFQKTNFNDRNWDNFKIPATWEVNGYGYPVYTNSTYEFEKILKKNPPIVPTQENYVGIYRREINVDKNWKGKEIFLHVGAAKSNLTVWANGTYVGYGEDGKLPQEFNLTNYLKSGKNTLVFKVMRWSDGSYLECQDFWRMSGITRETYLYARNRTHVVDFEILPSLDASYKNGFLKVTTSISNFNKKNNYALEVQLKDGDKILDKKELNKKQLTAKATFNFSVKNTKNWSAEIPNLYTVNFILKNKKGQTVEFISKKIGFRTSEIKNGQLLINGEPVYIKGVNRHETDPTTGQTISKERMEQDIKVLKEFNINAVRTSHYPNDSYFYDLCDKYGIYVVDEANIESHGMRYSITETLANKPNWELAHLERVERMVKRDKNHPSVIIWSMGNESGHGYNFYRSYLRIKELDASRPVQYERASVGRWSGKGLRFDWDSDLMVPMYNSPESMVEYAEAHPNANRPFIQSEYAHAMGNSMGNFKDYWNVIRKYKTLQGGFIWDMIDQSVYKKRKDGTVIFAYGGDFGPKDVPSSNNFLNNGVFNPERKPNPHAFEVKNVYQDVLTSWADKNTATIKVFNEFFFKDLSNVSLKWELLLDGVVSQKGTIENLEVNPQQSKTYNLPINLADKQYNEALINVTYHLKKAVPFLPKDYKIASEQLSLKGSWKNDVTVKGVSKMHVEKGTSEITFKSDKASITFNKNTGLISGYTFNNQNILKENTQIHPNFWRAPNDNDMGGGFQKKFVAWKNPMKEAKLTNWNYSVTEDYKVVVKANYTLPTVHSKLALTYEINSNGVIHIEQSIAIDASKKVAVLPRFGIEMVLPKKFNTIAYYGRGPHENYIDRNYSSKVGLYNQTVSEQYYPYIRPQETGHKTDIRWWRLSDGKTTNIKITSNTLFGATALHYLTSDLDDGLEKEQRNAADIKERNLTNLQLDYKQMGLGGIDSWGALPLEKYRLSEKSYTCTFKITPLIK; translated from the coding sequence ATGAAAAAAAGAATTGCATTACTATTAGTTGTTATCTGTTTTTCGATAAAAGGATTTGCCCAAGAGCCTCCTTTTTGGTTAAACGAACATAAAAACCAAGATAATAGAGAACCAATGCATGCTACTTATTACGTTTTTGAAAACGAAGCATTGGCTAAAAAAGGCAATTGGAAAGCATCACAAAACTATTTAGACTTAAATGGAATTTGGAAATTTAAATGGATTGAAAATGCCACAGATCTACCAAAAGATTTTCAAAAGACAAACTTTAATGATCGTAATTGGGACAATTTTAAAATTCCTGCAACTTGGGAAGTAAATGGGTATGGATATCCTGTTTACACAAATTCTACTTATGAATTCGAAAAAATTTTAAAGAAAAACCCGCCAATAGTTCCAACACAAGAAAATTATGTAGGTATTTATAGAAGAGAAATTAATGTTGATAAAAACTGGAAAGGAAAAGAAATTTTTCTTCATGTAGGCGCTGCAAAATCGAACTTAACAGTTTGGGCAAATGGTACATATGTTGGCTATGGCGAAGACGGAAAATTACCACAGGAATTCAACTTAACAAACTATTTAAAATCAGGAAAAAACACCCTTGTTTTTAAAGTAATGCGTTGGAGTGATGGCTCGTATTTAGAATGCCAAGATTTTTGGAGAATGAGCGGTATTACTAGAGAAACATATTTATACGCTCGTAATAGAACACACGTGGTAGATTTTGAAATTTTACCAAGTTTAGATGCTTCCTATAAAAACGGATTTTTAAAAGTAACAACTTCGATTTCAAACTTTAATAAAAAAAACAACTATGCTTTAGAGGTTCAGTTAAAAGATGGCGATAAAATTCTAGACAAAAAAGAGCTAAACAAAAAGCAATTAACGGCGAAAGCAACTTTTAATTTTTCAGTAAAAAACACCAAAAATTGGAGTGCAGAAATTCCAAATCTTTACACGGTAAATTTTATTCTTAAAAATAAAAAAGGGCAAACTGTCGAATTTATTTCCAAAAAAATAGGCTTTAGAACCTCAGAAATTAAAAACGGACAATTATTAATAAACGGCGAGCCTGTTTATATAAAAGGGGTAAATCGCCATGAAACAGACCCAACTACTGGCCAAACCATTTCTAAGGAAAGAATGGAGCAAGACATAAAAGTATTAAAAGAATTTAATATCAATGCAGTTCGAACTTCGCACTATCCAAACGATTCTTATTTTTACGATTTATGCGATAAATACGGCATTTATGTGGTGGACGAAGCCAATATAGAATCTCATGGAATGAGATATAGCATTACAGAAACATTGGCGAATAAGCCCAACTGGGAATTGGCGCACCTAGAGCGTGTAGAAAGAATGGTAAAAAGAGATAAAAATCATCCTTCCGTTATTATTTGGAGTATGGGAAATGAATCAGGACATGGCTATAACTTTTACAGGTCGTATTTAAGAATTAAAGAGTTAGATGCATCAAGACCAGTTCAGTACGAAAGAGCTTCTGTAGGAAGATGGTCAGGAAAAGGGTTGCGATTCGATTGGGACTCTGATCTTATGGTACCTATGTACAATTCTCCAGAATCTATGGTCGAATATGCAGAAGCGCATCCAAATGCAAACAGACCTTTTATTCAATCTGAATATGCACATGCGATGGGAAATTCCATGGGAAATTTTAAAGATTATTGGAATGTTATTAGAAAATATAAAACGCTACAAGGTGGTTTTATTTGGGATATGATAGACCAATCTGTGTACAAAAAACGAAAAGATGGAACTGTAATTTTTGCTTATGGGGGCGATTTTGGACCAAAAGACGTTCCAAGTTCTAATAACTTTTTAAATAACGGTGTTTTTAATCCAGAAAGAAAACCCAATCCGCATGCTTTTGAAGTAAAAAATGTGTACCAAGATGTATTAACTTCGTGGGCAGATAAAAATACGGCTACTATAAAAGTATTTAACGAATTCTTTTTTAAAGATTTAAGCAATGTATCTTTAAAATGGGAATTGTTATTAGATGGCGTAGTTTCGCAAAAAGGAACAATCGAAAATTTAGAGGTAAATCCACAACAATCTAAAACGTATAATTTGCCTATAAATTTAGCAGATAAACAATACAACGAAGCGTTGATAAACGTTACATATCATCTAAAAAAAGCAGTACCTTTTTTACCTAAAGATTATAAAATAGCATCAGAACAATTAAGTTTAAAAGGAAGTTGGAAAAACGATGTAACTGTAAAAGGTGTTAGTAAAATGCATGTTGAAAAAGGTACTTCAGAAATTACTTTTAAAAGCGATAAAGCCAGTATTACTTTCAACAAAAATACAGGTTTAATTTCTGGATATACATTTAACAATCAAAATATATTAAAAGAAAACACACAGATACATCCAAATTTCTGGAGAGCACCTAACGATAATGATATGGGTGGAGGTTTTCAAAAGAAATTCGTAGCATGGAAAAACCCTATGAAAGAAGCAAAACTTACCAATTGGAATTATTCTGTAACCGAAGATTATAAAGTAGTTGTAAAAGCAAATTATACGTTACCAACAGTACATTCTAAACTTGCATTAACTTACGAAATAAATAGCAATGGTGTAATTCATATCGAGCAATCTATTGCGATTGATGCCTCAAAAAAAGTGGCTGTTTTACCAAGATTTGGCATCGAAATGGTATTGCCTAAAAAGTTTAATACAATTGCTTATTATGGTAGAGGTCCTCACGAAAATTATATCGATAGAAATTACAGTTCTAAAGTGGGGCTATACAATCAAACCGTTTCAGAGCAATACTACCCATACATTCGTCCACAAGAAACAGGGCACAAAACAGATATTCGATGGTGGCGTTTATCCGATGGAAAAACAACAAATATTAAAATCACATCAAACACGCTTTTTGGCGCAACAGCACTTCATTATTTAACATCCGATTTAGACGACGGACTTGAAAAAGAACAAAGAAATGCTGCAGACATCAAAGAAAGAAACTTAACCAATTTGCAGTTAGACTATAAGCAAATGGGCTTAGGAGGAATCGATAGTTGGGGAGCTTTACCATTGGAAAAATACAGGCTTTCCGAAAAATCTTATACTTGTACATTTAAAATAACACCACTAATAAAATAA